GCGCTGTCCCGCAGCTCCTTCAGGACGTCGCCCTTGCCGCGGATCGTGATGTATTTGGGCTCGAACCCGTCCTCGACCGCGACCCCGAGCTGGCTCTTGGGCAGATCGCGCACGTGGCCCATGGAGGCCTTCACGGTGTACTTCCGCCCGAGGAACTTCTCGATGGTCTTGGCCTTGGCCGGGGACTCTACGATGATCAGGCTCTTGGGCACCCAGATCACACCTCCGTGCGACACGCCACGGCGGGGACGCGTCTCTCCTGCCAGTGGCCTATCCAATACGTATGTATTGCCCGTCAGGTAAGCGCCGAATCGCGCTGCGGATCTCCAACATCGTCAGGCAGGCCTGTACCTCCGCGATGGGAAGACCGCACGTCTCCGCCAGGTCGCCCGGCCACCACGGGGCGTCGCCCATCCAGCCCAGCACCCGCTGTTCCAACTCGGTCAGCCCCCGCGGCGCAAAGTGCAGGGGCCCCTCGGGCGGCGTCAGGAAGCCCAGGTCCTCGAGCACCTGCCGGCCGCTGACCGCAAGCCCGGCGCCGTCCCGGACGAACCGGAACAGGCCGCGCGAGAGCGGACTGGTGATCGGCCCCGGGACGATGAAGAGCTCCCGGTCCTGCTCGATGGCGTGGCGTGCGGTGATGAGCGTGCCCGACCGCTCGCCCGCCTCCACCAGGATCACGGCGTGGCTGAGCCCGCTGATGATCCGGTTGCGCTCGGGGAAGTGCTCGGGGCGCGGGGTGCTGCCGGGGGGCTGTTCCGAGAAGACCGCCCCCGACTCCCGCATCTGCCGGTACATGGCCACCGATTCACGAGGATAGCAGACATCGGCGCCGCCGCCAAGCACCGCCACGGAAGTTCCGCCCGCGCCGAGCGCGCCCCGGTGGGCGGCGGTGTCGATGCCCCGGGCCATGCCGCTGACAACCACCGCCCCCAGCTGCGCCAGCTCCCGGCCCAGCTGCTCGGCCACGGCCAGGCCGTAGCTGGTGGGCCGCCGGGTGCCCACGATGGCGACCACCGGGCGGTCGGGCTCGGCGTTGGGCTCCCACGGGCCGTACTGGTAGAGCACGGGCGGCGGCTCCGGGATGTGCTTCAGCCGCTCCGGGTAGCCGGGCGTCCCAAAGCAAAGCACCCGGAGTCCGACCCGCCGGGCCCGCTCCAGGTCCCGTTCCGCCTCGCGCCGCGCGTCGGCGCTCCTGCGCACCGCCACCGCCGCCCGGGCGACGGCCGGCGTGAAGCCGTTCACCGCGGCGAGCTCCGCCTCGCCCAGCTGCCACGCCTCCTCCGGATTGGGGTGCGCCCGCATCAGCTCCGCCAGCCGGTGCCGGCCGACGCCCTCGGCGCGCCCGTAGATCAACCAGACCAGGGCCGGTTCCATCGCGCTCACCCCCACGACTGCGGCTCCCCGGGACTCTCCGGCCGCCGCCCTGCGCATGCGGCGGCCCCTCCCAGCCGCCGCACGCCTGCCCGCACGCGAAAAGCCCGGTGGCTCCGCTACCGGGCTCGCAGGGGCAGCTCCTGAACCCCCAGCACCAGGAGCAGAACCTGAGCCAGCCCCCTGGCGAGCGGGGAAGTATAGATGTACTCGTCAAGCCGATGGCCGTTGCCACCCAGGGTGACCCCCACCGTCACCGCAGGGATGCCCATCGAGAGCGGGACGTTGCCGTCGGTGGACGAGGGGTAGGTGCGGGTCTGCAGGCCGAGTTCCCGGTGGACGGCCCGCACGAGATTGCAGAGCGGGTGCTCGTCGGGGATCGCCCCCGTGGGCCGGTCGCCCAGCAGCTCCAGCGAGGCCTTCACGCCCGTCTCCCGCTCCACCGCCCGGATGATGCGCTGCACCCGCTCCTCGAGGCGGATCAGCTCCGCCCGGTCCAGCGACCGGAGGTCGAGCACCGCCTCCGCCCGCGCCGCAATCGTGTTCACCGACGTGCCACCGGAGATGAGGCCGACATTGTAGGTGGTCTTCGGGTGCGCAGGAACGCGCAGCTCGCTGATGCGGGCGATGATCCGGCCGAGGCTGTGGATGGCGCTGGGCGCCCCGAACGCACCCCAGGAGTGGCCGCCGCTGGTGGTGACCACCAGGCGGAAGCGCCGGCTGCCCACCGCCTCACGCACCATCCCGCCCAGGCTGCCGTCCAGGGCGATCACGTAGTCGATCTCCTCCTGTAGGGCCCGCACGATGGCCCGCATGCCCTCCAGGTTGCCCAGCCCCTCCTCGCCGCATGTGGCGGCGAAGATCACGTCGCCGGTGAGGCTCACATCCGACTCCACCAACAGCCGGGCGGCGTGCAGCATGGTCGCCACGCTGGCCGAGTTGTCTCCGACGCCGGGGGCCCGCAGGATCTCGCCGTCCACGCGCACGGTCACGTCCGTCTCCACGGGAAACACGGTATCCAGATGGGCCGCCAGCAGCAGGTTCGGGCCGGTGCCCCGCCCCCGCAGGCGGCCGATGACGTTGCCGGCGGCGTCGCGGCTGACCTCTCGCAGCCCTACCTCTACCATGCGCCGCGCCACGTAGGCGGCGCGCTGCTCCTCGTGGAAGGTGGGCGCCGGGATCTGACAGATTGCGATGACTTCCTGCACAAGATCAGGCAGTGCGGTCTCCGCCCCGGCCACCATGCGGAGGGCGGTAGGGCGCTCGAAGTGCATGCGGCGTCGCCCCCTTTGGCAGTTCAATCTCCGATTATAGCGGAAGGTTGTAAGGTTGGAAAGAGTGACCAGTCCGGCGGCTACTCCACCCGCTTGCGCAGCACGACTTCCCACTCGCCCTCGCCCGCGGCGCGCACCGCCAGCACCTCGTCGCCGTACATCTGGGCGCTGCGGGGCACGTTCCGGGTGGCCGGCTCGTAATCCAGCCGGACGAGCAGGACCTGGCCCACCTCCATCTCCTCGAGGGCGATCTTGGTCTTGGCGAAGGTAATGGGGCAGACATCGCCGCGCAGGTCGATGATGCGGTCCGGCTGCGGCAGCGCGTCGGGGCCAGTTGGCGTCATGGGGCATCCTCCTCCGTTGCTACTCCGGCTGCGACAGACTCTCCTGAACCAGCCGCACCGCCTCCTCGAAGTCGGCCGTGCGCCAGACCTGCTCCGAGTGGCCGGCGGGGTAGAGCTTCTCGGTGCGGGGATGCGGCAGCGCGTCGAACTCCGTGCCGATGTACTCGCCGGTCGCCTCGTCGCGCACCACCACCAGAAAGCCGCCCCGCGCCAGATGCGGCCGGTTCAGCTTGAAGCGGGCCGGCTGGGCCGCGTATCCGATCACCCGGCCATCGGCGTCGCAGATCTCCTGGCCGGTGGCCGCCAGGAGCTCCCGGATCTCGGCCGTCTGCACTCGCACACCCCCCGTCCCACAGCGCGGGGGAGGCCGGCGGCGCCTGCCTCCCCCACCGGTCGTCGGGCTAATCTTCGCCCCTGACGCCATCGCCACCTGCTGCGCCCGTCTGCCCGTAGACGGTGCCCTCGTCGGACTTCGCCCTGATCCCGTGTGCCTTGTCGACGCTGGTCAGGTTGTCGGGCGCCGTCTTCATCGGGTTCTCCAGCCGCTCCTGGTCCCGGGCCTCCAGCTTGGCGGCATCCTCCCGCCAACCGGTTCCCCGGCGGTCGGCCATCGGCCCCTCGTGGACCGGCTGTCCTTCCTTCTTCGCCATCGCTCTCCCTCCCCCCGCTCGGGCTGACCGCTGGGCGCGGTCAGGCGTTAGCATGCGCAGGGAGCCGCCGCCCAACCCGGTCCCGGGAGGGCTGCGCCTGCATCCCGCCGGCGGGGACGGGCTCCGCTCCGGCCACGCGGTACTGCAGGGCTTCTGCCAGGTGGGCGAGACCGATGGCGTCCTGGCCGTCGAGGTCCGCCAGGGTGCGGGCCACCCGCAGGACGCGGTCGTGCCCGCGCAGGGTGAGGCCGAACCGATCCATCGCCTCCCGCATCAACGCCTCTCCGCCCGCGGGAAGCCGGCAGAAGCGGCGCAGCAGCGCCGGACCCATCTCGGCGTTGGTGCTGCAGCCCGATCCGGCCAGCCTGCGCCGCTGCCGCTCCCGCGCGGCCAGGACCCGCTCACGCACCGCCGCGGAGGGCTCGGCTGCGGCGGTGGAACGGTACTGCTCGTAGTCGACGGGCTGCAGGAAGAGCTGCAAGTCGAACCGGTCCAGCATCGGGCCGGAGAGCCTGCCGCGGTAGAGGTGCACCGCGGACGCGGAGCAGGTGCAGGCCCGCACGGGGTCGCCCAGGTGCCCGCAGGGGCAGGGGTTGGCCGCGGCGACGAGCATGGGCCGGGCGGGGAAGGCGACGTGGCCGCTCGCCCGGGCCAGCCGGACGACACCGTCCTCCAGGGGCTGGCGCAGCGCCTCCAGCACGTCGCGCCGGAACTCGGGCAGCTCGTCCAGGAAGAGGACGCCCCGGTGGGCCAGCGTGACCTCCCCCGGCCGGATCGGGGTGCCGCCGCCGAGCAGCGCCGCCCGGGAGGCGGAGTGATGGGGCGCCCGGAAGGGCCTGCGGCGCATCAGCCCGCCGCCCGACAGCTCGCCCGCGACGCTGTAGATGCGGCTGACCTCCAGCGACTCGGCGTCATCCAGCGGCGGCAGGACCGTGGGGAGGCAGCGCGCCAGCAGGCTCTTGCCGGCCCCGGGCGGGCCCACCATCAGGAGGTTGTGGCCCCCGGCCGCCGCCACCTCTAGGGCGCGGCGGGCCACCGCCTGGCCGCGCACCAGCGCCAGGTCGCCGTCCGGCTCGCCGCCGCCCTCGGCCGGTGCGGCCGGCTCGGGCACGGCCAGATGCCGCTCGCCCCGCAGGTGGGCCACCAGATCGGACAGGTGTGGGGCGGAGAGGACGGGCGCCAGAGCGCTGCCGGCGGCCCGGCCATCGACCGGGTGCGCATGCCCTCCCGCCGGGTCGGGAGCCGCCCCGGGCGGCCCGGAGTGCCCGCGACACAGCGCTGCCGCCTCCGCCGCGCTCTCCGGCGGGAGGATGAGCCGGAGGCCCTGCTGCGCCGCCAGGGCCATGGCCAGGGCGCCCCGGACCGGGCGGAGGGCGCCGTCCAGCGCCAGCTCGCCGGCCACCGCCACGCCCTCGAGTGCGGCGGGGTCGAAGGCGCCGGATGCGGCCAGCACACCCACGGCGATGGCGGCGTCGAAGCCGGCCCCCTCTTTGCGCGTGTGCGCCGGAGCCAGGTTGACGGTGATCCGCTGCAGCGGGAAGGGCCAGCCCCCGTTGCGGATGGCCGCACGCACGCGCTCCCGGGCCTCGCGCACGGCCGCGTCCGGCAGCCCCACGATCTCGAAGGCAGGGAGTCCGGGGCTCACGTCGACCTCCACCGCCACCGGCACCGCGTCGATCCCCTGCAGGGCAAAGCTCCACACCCGCACGAACACCGTTCCCACCCCGCCAACACTTGTTCGCCTCACCATCATCATGCCAGGCCGCGAGTGTTCTGTCAATCCGTGCCATTCCTGTTATTTTACTCCTTTTGCCCTCTGGACCGATCTCGGGTGACACGGCAGGGGCGGCGGATGCCGGGTGAACCCCAGATGGAAGGCACCGCCGGGTGTCGCAGGAGGGGCGCCTCGGCGCATGTGCACTTCGCAAGCGCCCCCGTGCGTCGAGGGTGACCACCGTCGTTATGTAAACATAGGCTGGTAGCGGACCGCCGTGACCTGACGCGGACGGCACAGGAGGGAGGCCGATGGCGTTTGAAGTCGAACAAGTGGTGGGTTCCGGCAACGTGCAGCAGCTGCTCTGCCAAACGATCCAGCTGGGTGCAGACGCCGAGGAAATCAAGCAGATCGCAAAGACGGTCATCATCGACAATTGTCTGGTCGTCTTCGACAAGGTGATCGTCGACGGTCGCCTGCGCAAGGACATCATGTTCAAGCAGGCGAGCGGAGGCTTCCCCATCCCCGGCACGGTGCAGGGCTGCACGGGCATCACGCGAACGGTGAGCGGCCCCGTGGTGGACCTCGACGTCGAGATCACCTTCAACGCCCTGATCCCTGTACCGGGCGCGCAGCCCGGTGACAAGTGCGTCGTGCTTCAAGCGTTCGTGGAAGGCGAAAAGGAGGAGCCGGCCGACATCCAGCCCAACGGCGCCTTCCGGTCACTTGTCGACAAGTCGATCATCTTCCTCTGCGTGAAGGTGGTGCGCGACGTGGTCACCGACACGCTAGGTAACGGCATGGGCGCGAGTACCACGGGGGTCGTCGTCAACGGCAACGGCAACAACAACGGCGCCATGCTCTGCCCGCAGCGGCGCTCCACGGGCTTCTTCCCCGGCGGCAACGGCACGATCCCGCGGGCGAAGCCCGGGCTCCTGCCCGGCACGTTCGTCGGTCCGACGCTGATCTTCCCCGGCGTGCTCAATCCGGGCATCCCCACGACGGTTCCGCCCATGAACGCGATCGTGAGCCTTCAGGGTACGCAGGTGCAGGTGACGGGCCAGGCCGGCGCGGCGAACAACATGGTTTCGGACGTCACCACCACAGGCGGTACCGTGATCAGCTAGTGCGCGAAAGGAGCCGCCCGGTCCGTGCCGGACGGCTCCTGTTATGCCCTTTCGCTACGCACCGAACGCACCCTTGATGACCTCGCACCGGTAGCGTCCGTCGGGTCCGGGCTCCACCGAGACCACGTCGAAGCGGCACGGCGGCACCGGACCGCCCCGGCGGGCCAGGTAGAGCGACGCCAGGCGCACAAGGCGCCGGCGCTTTTCCGCCGTGACCGCCTCCGCAGGCGAGCCGAAGCCGCGGCCCCGACGGGTCTTGACCTCCACGAACACCAGGACGCCCCCGTCCTCCGCCACCAGGTCGATCTCGCCGGCCCGGAAGCGCACGTTCCGGGCGACGATCCGGTAGCCCAGCGAGGCGAGGTACGCGGCCGCCGCGTCCTCCCCCTCCTGGCCGACCCGCGTGCTCACCTAGCCCTCCGTGAAGAGCAGGGGCGCACCGACGGAGGTGCCGCCCTCGGCGGGCTTCCGGTGCAGCGGACACGGGCCGTACCGCTCGAGGGCGAGCCTGTGCTCCGCGGTGCCGTAACCCTTGTGGTGCGCGAACCCGTATTCTGGGTACTTGGCGTCCATCTCGATCATGTACTCGTCCCGCACCACCTTGGCCACCACCGCGGCGGCTGCGATGGAACAGGAGAGCGCGTCGCCGCCCACCACGGGGACCTGCGGCTGCGTGACGCCGGGCAGGTGCACGCCGTCGATCAGCAGGTAGTCCGGCGTGACGGGCAGGTCGGCCACGGCCTTGCGCAGCGCCTTGTACGTCGCCACGACCACGCTGGCCTCGTCGATGCCCTCAGGCTGCACCATGCCCACGCCGACGGCCACCGCCGTCGCGCGGATGTGCCCGTACAGCTCCTGGCGCCGCCGGTGCGACAGCCGCTTCACCTCGTCGATGCCCGGCAGCTCCACCTCCCCCGGCAGAATCACCGCCGCAGCCACCACCGGCCCCGCCAGCGGCCCCCGCCCCACCTCGTCGACTCCGGCCACGTTGCGGTACCCCATCGACCAGAGCTGCCGCTCGTAGCTGTACATACGATGCAGCTGGGTGCGGCGCCGGTCACGCTCCTCCAGGTGAGTACGGCACTGGCGTACGAGCTTCTGCGCACCTTCGCGCGGATCGTCGGCCAGGGCGGCAATGATGTCGGGGTAGATATCGGGGCCCTGCTCCGCCATCAGTGCTTGCAAACGCTTCAAGCTCATCCTCTTCAGGATGAATCTCTTCACCTGTGGTCACCCCTCACCCTCTTGACTGCTTCAGCCCGGCCGCAACTCGCCAGCCGTACCCCTTTAGGCCTTCAGCACAGTTTGCAGTTGAAATCACAAGTGTGAGTTTCGGCGGGTTGTGTGAAAAATCCTCCCTCATTATTGGACGTGTAGGGATTTCCTTGTGTACTCGTAATATCACAGTTTCGCATCTGCAGGCGGCGGGGGCTGGAGCGTCACGCGCCCGAGCCGCCCCTCGCGGAACTCGCGCAGCACCAGCG
Above is a genomic segment from Symbiobacterium terraclitae containing:
- the dprA gene encoding DNA-processing protein DprA; protein product: MRRAAAGESRGAAVVGVSAMEPALVWLIYGRAEGVGRHRLAELMRAHPNPEEAWQLGEAELAAVNGFTPAVARAAVAVRRSADARREAERDLERARRVGLRVLCFGTPGYPERLKHIPEPPPVLYQYGPWEPNAEPDRPVVAIVGTRRPTSYGLAVAEQLGRELAQLGAVVVSGMARGIDTAAHRGALGAGGTSVAVLGGGADVCYPRESVAMYRQMRESGAVFSEQPPGSTPRPEHFPERNRIISGLSHAVILVEAGERSGTLITARHAIEQDRELFIVPGPITSPLSRGLFRFVRDGAGLAVSGRQVLEDLGFLTPPEGPLHFAPRGLTELEQRVLGWMGDAPWWPGDLAETCGLPIAEVQACLTMLEIRSAIRRLPDGQYIRIG
- a CDS encoding M20/M25/M40 family metallo-hydrolase, which produces MHFERPTALRMVAGAETALPDLVQEVIAICQIPAPTFHEEQRAAYVARRMVEVGLREVSRDAAGNVIGRLRGRGTGPNLLLAAHLDTVFPVETDVTVRVDGEILRAPGVGDNSASVATMLHAARLLVESDVSLTGDVIFAATCGEEGLGNLEGMRAIVRALQEEIDYVIALDGSLGGMVREAVGSRRFRLVVTTSGGHSWGAFGAPSAIHSLGRIIARISELRVPAHPKTTYNVGLISGGTSVNTIAARAEAVLDLRSLDRAELIRLEERVQRIIRAVERETGVKASLELLGDRPTGAIPDEHPLCNLVRAVHRELGLQTRTYPSSTDGNVPLSMGIPAVTVGVTLGGNGHRLDEYIYTSPLARGLAQVLLLVLGVQELPLRAR
- a CDS encoding DUF3794 domain-containing protein, which translates into the protein MAFEVEQVVGSGNVQQLLCQTIQLGADAEEIKQIAKTVIIDNCLVVFDKVIVDGRLRKDIMFKQASGGFPIPGTVQGCTGITRTVSGPVVDLDVEITFNALIPVPGAQPGDKCVVLQAFVEGEKEEPADIQPNGAFRSLVDKSIIFLCVKVVRDVVTDTLGNGMGASTTGVVVNGNGNNNGAMLCPQRRSTGFFPGGNGTIPRAKPGLLPGTFVGPTLIFPGVLNPGIPTTVPPMNAIVSLQGTQVQVTGQAGAANNMVSDVTTTGGTVIS
- a CDS encoding YraN family protein — translated: MSTRVGQEGEDAAAAYLASLGYRIVARNVRFRAGEIDLVAEDGGVLVFVEVKTRRGRGFGSPAEAVTAEKRRRLVRLASLYLARRGGPVPPCRFDVVSVEPGPDGRYRCEVIKGAFGA
- a CDS encoding sulfurtransferase TusA family protein — its product is MTPTGPDALPQPDRIIDLRGDVCPITFAKTKIALEEMEVGQVLLVRLDYEPATRNVPRSAQMYGDEVLAVRAAGEGEWEVVLRKRVE
- a CDS encoding YifB family Mg chelatase-like AAA ATPase codes for the protein MGTVFVRVWSFALQGIDAVPVAVEVDVSPGLPAFEIVGLPDAAVREARERVRAAIRNGGWPFPLQRITVNLAPAHTRKEGAGFDAAIAVGVLAASGAFDPAALEGVAVAGELALDGALRPVRGALAMALAAQQGLRLILPPESAAEAAALCRGHSGPPGAAPDPAGGHAHPVDGRAAGSALAPVLSAPHLSDLVAHLRGERHLAVPEPAAPAEGGGEPDGDLALVRGQAVARRALEVAAAGGHNLLMVGPPGAGKSLLARCLPTVLPPLDDAESLEVSRIYSVAGELSGGGLMRRRPFRAPHHSASRAALLGGGTPIRPGEVTLAHRGVLFLDELPEFRRDVLEALRQPLEDGVVRLARASGHVAFPARPMLVAAANPCPCGHLGDPVRACTCSASAVHLYRGRLSGPMLDRFDLQLFLQPVDYEQYRSTAAAEPSAAVRERVLAARERQRRRLAGSGCSTNAEMGPALLRRFCRLPAGGEALMREAMDRFGLTLRGHDRVLRVARTLADLDGQDAIGLAHLAEALQYRVAGAEPVPAGGMQAQPSRDRVGRRLPAHANA
- a CDS encoding ribonuclease HII; this translates as MKRLQALMAEQGPDIYPDIIAALADDPREGAQKLVRQCRTHLEERDRRRTQLHRMYSYERQLWSMGYRNVAGVDEVGRGPLAGPVVAAAVILPGEVELPGIDEVKRLSHRRRQELYGHIRATAVAVGVGMVQPEGIDEASVVVATYKALRKAVADLPVTPDYLLIDGVHLPGVTQPQVPVVGGDALSCSIAAAAVVAKVVRDEYMIEMDAKYPEYGFAHHKGYGTAEHRLALERYGPCPLHRKPAEGGTSVGAPLLFTEG